A window of the Oscillospiraceae bacterium NTUH-002-81 genome harbors these coding sequences:
- a CDS encoding ABC transporter ATP-binding protein, whose translation MFKKIFEYAGPYKKNMYVATVVVLVSVLMGVLPFVLAYQVIAPLVMGESIEASFIILRVVLVLVCLVLQALFYGWGLNLSHKAAYDTLLRLRTALQKRFEKLPLGVIQDKGTGTVKKLFVDDVDSLEVLLAHSMPEGIANLMIPIAVYVAMFFVDWKLALLSLASIPISLIAMMTMYSVGMKKMGPYYMAGQKMNNTIIEYINGMEVVKVFNKDADSYERFRKDVSDYRDYTLAWYKAAWPWMAIYSSLLPCTIILTLPVGAWFVLSGWSTLPNLILVLCLSLSIGMPLLKSLGFLPTMPQLNYKISALEQVLDAPELQQTEGAFHGKDDTITYDHVSFAYQTTQPGPDGKPVVIEDEVLHDISFTAKAGQKTALVGESGSGKSTLAKLLIHYYDPQKGSISIGGQKLCDMSLEALNSRISYVAQDQYLFNTSLLENIRLGRLNATDEEVVEAAKKAQCIEFLEKLPQGIHSMAGDAGKMLSGGQRQRISLARAILKDAPIVVLDEATAYADPENEEKMEAAIAELVKGKTLVVIAHKLPAIMNADQICVMDHGKLVATGRHQELIQSCPEYQKLWKAAQDSAEWKVHTAKEGK comes from the coding sequence ATGTTCAAAAAAATCTTTGAGTACGCAGGGCCATATAAGAAAAATATGTATGTGGCCACGGTCGTTGTACTGGTCAGCGTTCTTATGGGCGTCCTGCCTTTTGTGCTGGCTTATCAGGTGATCGCGCCGCTGGTCATGGGTGAATCTATTGAAGCATCCTTTATCATTTTGCGCGTGGTTCTTGTCTTGGTGTGTCTGGTGCTGCAAGCCCTTTTCTATGGCTGGGGGCTGAATCTTTCTCACAAAGCCGCTTACGACACGCTGCTCCGTCTGCGGACGGCACTTCAAAAACGGTTTGAAAAGCTGCCCCTTGGTGTCATTCAGGATAAAGGCACCGGCACAGTCAAAAAGCTGTTCGTGGATGATGTAGACAGTCTGGAAGTTTTGCTGGCTCACTCCATGCCGGAGGGAATTGCAAACCTGATGATCCCTATTGCGGTTTATGTGGCAATGTTCTTTGTGGATTGGAAACTGGCGCTTCTGTCGCTGGCATCCATTCCGATCAGTCTGATTGCCATGATGACGATGTATTCCGTTGGCATGAAGAAAATGGGGCCTTACTACATGGCCGGACAAAAGATGAACAATACCATTATTGAGTACATTAACGGTATGGAAGTTGTCAAGGTATTCAATAAGGACGCAGATTCCTACGAGCGGTTCCGCAAAGATGTATCAGATTATCGGGACTATACTCTGGCGTGGTACAAGGCGGCGTGGCCGTGGATGGCAATTTACAGCAGTCTGCTTCCATGCACCATTATTCTGACTTTGCCTGTTGGCGCATGGTTCGTTCTCTCTGGCTGGTCTACTCTGCCTAATTTGATCTTGGTACTGTGTCTTTCTTTAAGTATTGGTATGCCGCTGCTGAAATCTCTCGGTTTCCTGCCTACCATGCCCCAGCTTAACTATAAAATTTCTGCATTGGAGCAGGTGTTGGATGCGCCGGAGCTCCAGCAGACAGAAGGTGCGTTCCACGGGAAAGATGACACCATTACTTATGACCATGTTTCTTTCGCTTATCAGACCACACAGCCCGGCCCGGATGGAAAGCCTGTTGTAATTGAGGATGAAGTTCTCCATGACATTTCCTTTACGGCAAAAGCTGGACAGAAAACAGCCCTTGTTGGTGAATCTGGCTCCGGCAAGAGTACATTAGCGAAACTGCTGATTCACTATTATGACCCACAGAAAGGCAGTATTTCCATCGGTGGGCAGAAACTATGCGATATGAGTCTTGAAGCACTCAACAGCCGTATCTCCTATGTGGCACAGGATCAATACCTGTTCAATACCTCTCTGCTCGAAAACATTCGGCTTGGTCGGCTGAACGCAACGGATGAAGAAGTGGTGGAGGCCGCAAAGAAAGCTCAGTGTATAGAGTTCCTTGAGAAACTTCCGCAGGGTATTCATTCGATGGCTGGTGATGCAGGAAAAATGCTCTCCGGCGGTCAGCGCCAGCGTATTTCTCTGGCAAGGGCAATCTTAAAGGATGCTCCTATTGTGGTGCTTGACGAGGCAACTGCCTATGCCGATCCTGAAAACGAAGAAAAGATGGAGGCCGCCATTGCAGAGCTTGTAAAAGGTAAGACCCTTGTGGTTATTGCACACAAATTACCAGCCATTATGAACGCAGATCAGATTTGTGTTATGGATCACGGAAAACTGGTTGCAACGGGCAGACATCAAGAGCTGATCCAGTCCTGCCCTGAATATCAAAAGTTGTGGAAAGCGGCACAAGACAGCGCCGAGTGGAAAGTACACACTGCAAAGGAGGGGAAATAA
- a CDS encoding MptD family putative ECF transporter S component: protein MSSQKKSSRLEGKDLITIGIYTVIYVVIVMLVAMLGFIPIFIPLMAVLCPLIGGIPYMLYVTKAKKFGMTAIMGFLIGLIMVFFGNGYLTMVTGLVGGLLADVILKKADYKSAKSTVLSCGVFSIWVFGNFAPIFLNRESYMVMLTEGYGAEYAATLNTYMPMWIAPILLVACFVFGLVGGVIGKAICKKHFQRAGIA, encoded by the coding sequence ATGAGTTCCCAGAAAAAAAGTTCCCGGCTTGAGGGAAAAGATTTAATTACTATCGGCATCTACACCGTCATCTATGTCGTGATTGTTATGCTGGTGGCGATGCTTGGCTTTATCCCCATTTTTATTCCGCTGATGGCGGTGCTGTGCCCTTTGATTGGCGGCATCCCCTATATGCTGTATGTTACAAAGGCTAAAAAATTCGGGATGACTGCAATCATGGGTTTCCTGATTGGCCTAATCATGGTGTTCTTCGGCAACGGCTATCTTACTATGGTAACTGGTCTCGTTGGCGGCCTGTTGGCCGACGTGATCCTGAAAAAGGCGGACTACAAAAGTGCAAAGAGTACAGTTCTTTCCTGCGGCGTGTTCAGCATCTGGGTGTTTGGCAACTTTGCTCCCATTTTCCTGAACCGTGAAAGCTATATGGTAATGTTGACTGAAGGATACGGCGCTGAATATGCAGCTACCCTTAATACATATATGCCTATGTGGATTGCGCCTATTCTGCTGGTTGCCTGCTTTGTGTTTGGCCTTGTCGGAGGTGTGATTGGGAAAGCTATTTGCAAAAAGCACTTCCAGCGTGCCGGTATTGCATAA
- a CDS encoding recombinase family protein: MARAKNRGYQQSFSPSYTIRRWRLGIYIRLSKEDLKKGKDDSNSVKNQRDLLNDFYRRNIDEFESITEYVDDGHTGTDANREDFQRLLADVMSGKINCVIVKDLSRFARNYSDAGSLIDNLFVQMGVRFISLAENVDSYKNPDSVSNIIVPITNVMNDNYCYQTSKKIRQVFDYKRRNGQYIGAFAPYGYVKHPKDKHRLIVDPDAAENVKLIFTMLIQGSSKRAIALYLNEHGVPSPSAYKVQKGLPVSTRGYDDPMWGVRMIHSILTNPTYTGDLAQGRSRVKSYKVHQIEAVPREEWVEVAGTHEAIIDYETFDKVQALLQRDTRTSPKGREVHLFSGFLKCADCGRAITRCVGKNNNVYYSCSTYKNRSRTACTMHSIKHERLEAAVLFAVQHQVHLAVSYSEIVTQINSAPIKKSQSYRLDDLIAAKERELTKITRYKQSLYQDWKDGEITQQEYRDMKADYERQTSDISAVLTRLNAERAELANGVDNEHPALVAFMKYQNIEALNREILVELVDYIKVYENGNISVKFKFADELRKIAEYIEINTTEDTAVAG, encoded by the coding sequence ATGGCACGAGCAAAAAACAGAGGGTATCAGCAGAGTTTCTCTCCCTCTTACACAATCCGCCGCTGGCGGCTGGGCATCTATATCCGACTTTCAAAGGAAGATTTGAAAAAAGGAAAAGACGATAGCAACAGCGTAAAGAACCAGCGTGACCTACTGAACGATTTTTACCGACGAAACATTGACGAGTTTGAAAGCATCACGGAATATGTGGATGATGGTCATACTGGAACGGACGCCAACCGTGAAGATTTTCAACGGCTCTTGGCGGATGTCATGAGTGGTAAAATCAACTGCGTTATAGTAAAAGACCTGTCCCGCTTCGCACGAAATTATAGCGATGCCGGAAGTTTGATCGATAACCTGTTTGTTCAAATGGGTGTTCGCTTTATCAGCCTTGCTGAGAATGTGGACAGCTACAAGAACCCCGACAGCGTTTCAAATATCATCGTTCCCATTACAAACGTGATGAACGATAATTACTGCTATCAGACTTCCAAAAAGATCCGGCAGGTATTTGACTACAAGCGGCGCAACGGCCAGTATATCGGAGCATTTGCTCCTTACGGCTATGTAAAGCACCCAAAGGACAAGCACAGGCTGATTGTTGATCCCGATGCTGCTGAAAATGTCAAACTCATTTTCACAATGCTTATTCAAGGGTCATCAAAACGTGCTATCGCGCTGTACCTGAACGAACACGGCGTACCGAGCCCCTCGGCTTACAAGGTACAAAAGGGCCTGCCTGTTTCGACAAGAGGGTATGACGATCCTATGTGGGGAGTCCGCATGATCCACTCCATTCTTACCAATCCGACCTACACCGGGGATTTAGCCCAAGGCCGAAGCCGGGTGAAAAGCTACAAGGTACACCAGATTGAAGCTGTTCCCCGTGAGGAATGGGTAGAAGTCGCTGGAACGCATGAGGCCATTATCGACTATGAAACTTTCGATAAGGTACAGGCTCTCTTACAGCGTGATACCCGTACTTCCCCGAAAGGCCGTGAGGTACATTTATTCAGCGGCTTTCTGAAATGTGCCGATTGCGGGCGGGCCATTACCCGATGCGTTGGCAAGAACAACAATGTATATTATTCTTGCTCAACCTACAAGAACCGTTCCCGGACAGCCTGCACCATGCACTCAATCAAGCATGAACGGCTGGAGGCTGCTGTTTTGTTCGCTGTACAGCATCAGGTACATTTGGCTGTTTCCTACTCGGAAATCGTCACGCAGATCAATTCCGCTCCAATCAAAAAAAGCCAGTCTTACCGACTGGACGATCTGATAGCTGCAAAAGAGCGGGAACTGACAAAGATAACACGCTACAAGCAATCTCTTTATCAGGACTGGAAAGACGGTGAAATCACCCAGCAGGAATACCGGGATATGAAGGCTGACTATGAACGGCAGACTTCTGATATTTCCGCGGTGCTTACCCGGCTGAACGCTGAACGCGCAGAACTGGCAAACGGTGTGGACAACGAGCATCCTGCACTGGTAGCCTTTATGAAGTATCAGAACATTGAAGCCCTCAACCGTGAAATCTTGGTTGAACTTGTGGACTATATCAAGGTCTATGAAAACGGCAATATCAGCGTGAAATTCAAATTTGCTGACGAGCTCCGCAAGATTGCCGAGTACATTGAAATCAACACTACGGAAGATACCGCAGTAGCGGGCTAA
- a CDS encoding plasmid mobilization relaxosome protein MobC has translation MTKKRRRPIHLHVMVSEAEQALIQERMAEAGIRNMGAYMRKMALSGYVLHVDLSPVRELVSLQRRCSNNLNQVAIQANTYGAIYPEELAALQRDYAALWGPLSDLLKQLSALVEL, from the coding sequence ATGACAAAGAAACGCCGCCGTCCGATCCATCTTCATGTGATGGTGTCGGAGGCGGAGCAGGCCCTGATTCAAGAACGTATGGCGGAGGCTGGCATCCGTAACATGGGAGCCTATATGCGGAAAATGGCCCTGAGTGGGTATGTGCTTCATGTTGACCTTTCGCCTGTTCGTGAGCTGGTTTCGCTCCAGCGGCGATGCTCCAACAATCTGAACCAAGTGGCAATTCAAGCCAACACCTACGGCGCAATTTATCCCGAAGAACTCGCAGCCTTACAGCGGGACTATGCCGCGTTGTGGGGGCCGCTGTCTGATCTTTTGAAACAGCTCTCCGCGCTGGTAGAGCTTTGA
- a CDS encoding sigma-70 family RNA polymerase sigma factor produces the protein MTTINLKDIYYWYTQDQLIEVSDEVAEVFKADARYEMAYQRRLSRHKAQYSLDCDDGIEYSACLHEPTPQELLERMETFLRLWNALNSLPEIQGRRIDAHIILGKSIKEIAEAEGVHEESIRQSIKRGLERMKKTF, from the coding sequence ATGACTACTATCAATTTGAAAGATATTTATTATTGGTACACGCAGGATCAGCTTATCGAAGTTTCTGACGAGGTGGCCGAGGTATTCAAGGCCGATGCCCGCTATGAGATGGCCTATCAGCGGCGGCTCTCCCGGCACAAGGCGCAGTATTCTCTGGACTGCGATGACGGGATTGAGTATTCCGCTTGCCTGCATGAGCCGACCCCGCAGGAGCTCCTTGAACGAATGGAAACCTTTCTTCGTCTGTGGAACGCTCTCAATTCTCTGCCGGAGATTCAGGGCCGCAGAATTGACGCACATATCATTCTTGGCAAGTCGATTAAGGAAATTGCCGAGGCCGAGGGCGTACATGAGGAGTCTATTCGCCAGTCGATCAAGCGTGGCCTTGAACGCATGAAAAAAACTTTTTGA
- a CDS encoding ABC transporter ATP-binding protein → MFALFSRILKLSGRYKSRIQGAFVCAFLESILSKMPIFLAFVVLSGFANKTITGQTCLYVGLGLAAIVLVQMLVHYLSDSLQSAAGYLMFADKRIELGGHLRKLPMGYFTSGNIGKISSVLSTDMVFIEEVAMSTLGNMMSYLLSSLVLLAFMFYLNWQLGLIAAIVTILAWLVSKGMNKVSLREAAGRQEQSERLTDAVLSFVEGIGVIKSYNLLGEKSEELSGNFKRSRNTSLDFERKMTPWTMGLNILYGIGIAAIFGLSIVLEQSGALSLAYVLSVLLFVFDLFGPLKALYGEASRLTVMNAALDRIEAVLDEPELSDNGKQHIPAQAQPGQPEVLFNDVTFAYQDKEVLHHISFAMKKNSMTALVGPSGSGKSTIANLLARLWDVKSGNVTIRGVDIRNVPLSELMDQISMVFQRVYLFQDTIYNNIIMGKPDATEEEVYEAARKARCYDFIMALPDGFQTVVGEGGATLSGGEKQRISIARCILKDAPIVILDEATASVDTDNESYIQEAISELVKGKTLLVIAHRLNTIQNADQILVIDNGQIAQQGTHEELLKQPGIYQDFVNIRKSAAGWSLA, encoded by the coding sequence ATGTTTGCTTTGTTTTCAAGAATATTGAAACTTTCCGGCCGTTATAAGAGCCGTATTCAGGGCGCATTTGTTTGTGCGTTTCTGGAATCCATTCTGTCCAAAATGCCGATTTTTCTGGCCTTTGTGGTTTTGAGTGGATTTGCAAACAAGACCATTACCGGGCAGACTTGCCTTTATGTGGGACTTGGCCTTGCCGCTATTGTGCTGGTTCAGATGCTCGTCCATTATCTTAGTGACAGCCTGCAAAGTGCAGCGGGATATTTGATGTTCGCTGACAAGCGTATCGAATTGGGCGGCCATCTGCGGAAACTTCCGATGGGATATTTCACTTCCGGCAATATTGGCAAGATCAGTTCTGTCCTCAGTACCGACATGGTGTTCATTGAAGAAGTCGCTATGAGTACGCTGGGAAACATGATGAGCTATCTGCTGTCCTCGCTGGTTTTGCTGGCGTTCATGTTTTATCTGAATTGGCAGCTTGGCTTGATCGCTGCGATAGTTACTATTTTGGCATGGCTGGTATCTAAGGGAATGAACAAAGTTTCCCTACGAGAAGCAGCAGGCCGTCAGGAGCAGAGTGAACGGCTGACCGATGCGGTGCTGTCTTTTGTGGAGGGCATTGGTGTTATTAAGAGCTATAACCTGCTTGGAGAAAAATCCGAAGAACTGTCCGGCAATTTCAAGCGTTCCAGAAATACATCGCTTGACTTTGAACGAAAAATGACCCCGTGGACAATGGGGCTGAATATCCTTTACGGTATTGGTATTGCGGCAATTTTCGGCCTGTCTATTGTGTTGGAACAGAGCGGTGCGCTTTCTTTGGCTTATGTGTTGAGTGTTCTGCTATTTGTATTTGATCTTTTTGGCCCGTTGAAGGCTCTCTATGGAGAAGCATCCAGACTAACCGTTATGAACGCTGCCCTTGATCGTATTGAAGCGGTATTGGATGAACCGGAACTTTCCGACAACGGCAAGCAGCATATTCCGGCTCAGGCACAGCCGGGACAGCCGGAAGTCCTGTTCAACGATGTTACATTTGCTTATCAGGATAAAGAGGTTCTGCATCATATCAGTTTTGCCATGAAGAAAAATTCTATGACAGCGCTGGTTGGACCGTCCGGTAGCGGTAAGTCCACCATTGCAAACTTGCTGGCGCGACTTTGGGATGTAAAATCCGGCAATGTGACGATAAGGGGCGTGGATATTCGCAATGTACCTCTGTCGGAATTGATGGATCAGATCAGCATGGTATTCCAGCGCGTGTATCTGTTTCAGGACACCATTTACAACAATATCATCATGGGAAAGCCGGATGCCACGGAAGAAGAAGTCTATGAGGCTGCCAGAAAAGCCCGCTGCTATGATTTCATTATGGCTTTGCCCGACGGATTCCAAACGGTGGTTGGTGAGGGCGGTGCAACACTTTCCGGCGGCGAAAAACAGCGTATTTCGATTGCCCGCTGTATTCTGAAAGACGCGCCTATTGTCATTTTGGATGAAGCTACCGCAAGTGTAGATACGGACAATGAAAGCTATATTCAGGAGGCTATTTCCGAATTGGTGAAGGGAAAGACCCTGCTTGTAATCGCTCACCGCCTAAATACCATCCAGAACGCCGATCAGATTTTAGTTATAGACAACGGCCAGATTGCACAGCAAGGAACCCATGAGGAACTTTTGAAACAGCCTGGTATCTATCAGGATTTTGTCAATATCCGAAAGAGTGCGGCTGGCTGGAGTCTTGCTTAA
- a CDS encoding energy-coupling factor transporter transmembrane component T, whose amino-acid sequence MAREILLSKKTEQGLRLDPRTKLLLIFIISIFVMGGTGGEAMGLIRLVLCTVPAILLLTSKQCAKAVGYIAVFSAFYAVQIYVLPHLTGILNFLVLFTTGFFCRILPSVAIAAYAVKTTTVSELISGMKRIHMPQEVTIPLTVMFRFFPTVFQESEAISDAMKMRGIKLGGKKPSKILEYKLIPMITCSVKIGEELSAAAITRGLGAPVKRTNICQLKFNFADVVLILFCCFVVFWAIASPIISAGGILP is encoded by the coding sequence ATGGCGCGGGAAATTCTGCTCAGCAAAAAAACAGAACAAGGGTTACGGCTCGATCCGCGTACAAAACTGTTGCTCATCTTCATCATAAGCATTTTTGTCATGGGTGGAACAGGCGGAGAAGCTATGGGGCTGATCCGCCTTGTTCTTTGTACGGTTCCGGCTATATTGCTGCTTACCTCGAAACAATGTGCAAAAGCTGTGGGCTATATTGCTGTGTTTTCTGCTTTTTATGCTGTTCAAATTTATGTTTTGCCGCACCTTACGGGGATATTGAATTTCCTCGTTCTGTTTACAACCGGATTCTTCTGCCGAATCCTTCCCAGTGTTGCGATTGCTGCCTATGCAGTGAAAACAACAACGGTCAGTGAATTGATTTCCGGCATGAAAAGAATCCATATGCCTCAAGAAGTGACGATCCCCTTAACGGTCATGTTCCGCTTCTTTCCAACTGTCTTTCAGGAGTCAGAAGCAATCAGTGACGCTATGAAAATGCGTGGGATTAAACTTGGAGGGAAAAAACCTTCAAAAATATTGGAGTATAAGCTGATTCCGATGATTACCTGCTCCGTGAAAATCGGTGAGGAACTTTCCGCTGCGGCAATTACCCGTGGCCTCGGCGCTCCTGTCAAACGCACAAACATTTGCCAGCTTAAATTCAATTTTGCCGATGTGGTGCTGATCTTGTTTTGTTGCTTTGTAGTGTTTTGGGCGATTGCTTCCCCGATAATTTCCGCAGGAGGGATTTTGCCATGA
- a CDS encoding relaxase/mobilization nuclease domain-containing protein: protein MEDRFTYGMNPEKLGAVSSYLCDPNTAPAEFLLVKSQYLAETGRAVSRGALFFQIRQAFLPGEVTAEEANRIGYETAMRWTKGKYQFFVCTHTDKAHIHNHIYFNATAFDRSRKFHNFIGSSFALRRLSDRVCIEHELSVIQNPRQHSKGRFLHYGQWIGEKPPSAKQRVRLAVLAALEKKPTDFADFLRLMEESGFAVKHGRGGVISFLAPGQEKPTRLRASTLGAGFDPEDIKAVIAGERPLPELPEEPTVPPRRVNLIIDIQERMAQGKGPAYERWAKVYNLKQMAAALQYLQEHHLTDYAALTASTEAAADHFHKLSDELRTTEEALSKTSELMAATVDYAKTRPVFDGYKAARYSKKYLAQHEAELATYRAAKDTMNTILNGAKLPKIEALKKSRRELAGQKKELYAEYRKAQADMRQAVAIKANIDHLLGVTDERENKAQER from the coding sequence ATGGAGGATCGTTTCACCTATGGCATGAACCCGGAAAAGCTGGGAGCCGTATCTTCCTATCTCTGCGACCCGAACACGGCTCCCGCCGAGTTTCTTCTGGTAAAAAGTCAATACCTTGCAGAGACAGGCCGGGCCGTATCTCGCGGGGCCCTGTTCTTTCAGATCCGGCAGGCGTTCCTGCCCGGGGAGGTTACAGCGGAAGAAGCAAACCGTATTGGTTATGAAACGGCGATGCGCTGGACAAAGGGAAAGTATCAGTTCTTCGTCTGTACGCATACCGACAAGGCCCATATCCACAATCACATTTATTTCAATGCGACGGCCTTTGATCGCTCCCGGAAATTTCATAATTTCATTGGTTCGTCCTTTGCCCTGCGGCGGCTCTCTGACCGCGTGTGCATCGAACATGAATTGTCTGTCATTCAAAATCCGCGCCAGCACAGCAAGGGCCGTTTTCTCCACTACGGCCAGTGGATCGGTGAAAAGCCGCCCTCTGCCAAGCAGCGGGTACGGCTGGCTGTTCTCGCCGCTTTGGAGAAAAAGCCCACGGACTTTGCCGACTTTCTTCGTCTCATGGAGGAGTCCGGCTTTGCGGTGAAACATGGGCGGGGCGGTGTCATCTCATTCCTTGCGCCCGGGCAGGAAAAACCGACCCGGCTCCGGGCTTCTACACTTGGAGCCGGATTTGACCCGGAGGACATCAAGGCGGTAATTGCCGGGGAACGTCCGCTCCCTGAACTGCCAGAGGAGCCCACGGTTCCGCCACGGCGAGTCAATCTCATCATCGACATTCAAGAGCGTATGGCCCAGGGCAAAGGCCCAGCCTATGAACGATGGGCCAAGGTCTACAACTTAAAGCAGATGGCGGCTGCACTCCAGTATTTGCAGGAGCATCATCTGACAGACTATGCGGCGCTGACGGCCAGCACCGAGGCTGCGGCGGATCACTTTCACAAGCTGTCTGACGAGCTCCGCACAACGGAGGAGGCTCTTTCCAAAACCTCGGAGCTGATGGCTGCCACGGTGGACTATGCCAAGACCCGCCCGGTGTTTGATGGGTACAAGGCTGCGCGGTACAGCAAAAAGTATCTGGCCCAGCATGAAGCAGAGCTTGCCACTTACCGGGCGGCAAAGGATACCATGAACACCATACTGAACGGCGCAAAGCTCCCTAAGATTGAAGCACTAAAAAAATCCCGCCGTGAGCTGGCGGGACAAAAGAAAGAGCTTTATGCGGAATATCGCAAGGCCCAGGCGGATATGCGGCAGGCTGTGGCAATCAAAGCGAACATTGATCATCTGCTCGGCGTGACGGACGAGCGTGAGAATAAGGCACAGGAACGATAG
- a CDS encoding helix-turn-helix domain-containing protein encodes MKIERDERRFDFHDIGLAIKRAREASGMTQEQLAYIVDRAPRTIMYNENDGQHPSFNTFYQMVTMFDISVDQYFYPSQNSGSECRKRIDAMLNALDERELKIVEATIQAMKASKETEET; translated from the coding sequence ATGAAGATAGAACGAGATGAAAGACGCTTTGATTTTCACGATATAGGGCTCGCCATCAAGCGGGCAAGAGAAGCCAGCGGCATGACACAGGAGCAACTGGCCTATATTGTTGACCGCGCTCCGCGTACCATTATGTATAATGAAAATGATGGTCAGCATCCAAGCTTCAACACCTTTTATCAGATGGTCACAATGTTTGATATATCGGTGGATCAATACTTTTACCCGTCCCAGAATAGCGGGAGCGAGTGCAGGAAGCGGATTGATGCCATGTTGAACGCCTTGGACGAAAGAGAATTGAAAATCGTTGAAGCTACAATCCAAGCGATGAAAGCATCGAAAGAAACGGAGGAAACGTAA
- a CDS encoding AraC family transcriptional regulator — MTNQYMTKLYHDLLSNSPQTVTIDIPADMGTGQISQVVTKQGAVVSDWKMNYFSDMNVQGVSCEDYIQLLFCFNDGVSWNIADARQSVSIQKGESCIYRGHGKMEYLCYSGKTDFLFKNIKIPMPYFHKILNDYFEDSEIDAYEKKLLTGISKVNITPYMEHIFAEVKDFTQYRGGLGYLFLESKVFELLSVYLSEVLELSILSSSYISISKSDRDSITEAKRIIDSQLAFAPSCEELAKKVNISVSKLTKGFNSLFGTSVHAYIIDQRLEKAAGLLLESDLNVSQIATLVGYSKPSNFAAAFKKKYGVIPKNYKDENTIG, encoded by the coding sequence ATGACAAACCAATACATGACGAAGCTGTACCATGATCTGCTCTCCAACTCTCCGCAGACAGTGACAATAGATATTCCGGCTGATATGGGAACAGGCCAGATTTCACAGGTTGTTACAAAGCAAGGAGCTGTTGTATCAGACTGGAAAATGAACTATTTTTCTGATATGAATGTGCAGGGTGTAAGCTGCGAAGATTATATTCAACTTTTATTTTGCTTCAATGATGGCGTATCGTGGAATATTGCAGATGCACGTCAAAGTGTCAGCATACAGAAAGGCGAATCTTGTATTTATCGAGGACATGGTAAGATGGAATACCTGTGTTATTCCGGGAAAACAGACTTCCTTTTCAAAAATATAAAAATTCCCATGCCCTATTTTCACAAAATCTTGAATGACTACTTTGAAGATAGTGAGATAGATGCTTATGAGAAGAAGTTATTGACTGGCATTTCAAAAGTGAACATTACCCCGTATATGGAGCACATTTTTGCGGAGGTAAAAGATTTTACGCAATACCGGGGCGGTTTAGGGTATTTATTTCTGGAAAGTAAGGTTTTTGAATTGCTGTCCGTGTATTTGAGTGAAGTATTGGAACTTAGTATTCTTTCATCAAGCTATATCAGTATTTCTAAAAGTGACAGGGACTCGATTACCGAAGCAAAACGGATCATCGACAGCCAGCTTGCTTTTGCACCAAGTTGTGAGGAACTGGCGAAAAAGGTAAATATCAGTGTTTCCAAACTGACAAAGGGATTTAATTCTTTATTTGGGACATCTGTTCACGCATATATCATAGATCAAAGACTGGAAAAGGCAGCCGGGCTACTTTTGGAAAGCGACTTGAACGTAAGCCAGATTGCAACGCTTGTTGGATATTCAAAACCAAGCAATTTTGCGGCTGCGTTCAAAAAGAAATATGGAGTAATACCTAAGAACTATAAAGATGAAAATACGATTGGCTAA